One window of Candidatus Tokpelaia hoelldoblerii genomic DNA carries:
- the thiN gene encoding Thiamine pyrophosphokinase (bhsal02940), which yields MTMTTYTILLGGDLVPTLRLKAQIADTPVIAADGGMRHAARLGLEPLLWVGDFDSADAQDIAAYARVPRLVFKPGKDKTDGEIAVQEACKRGAKRLVLCGALGGGRTDHALLHMTLAAVLLEKKIPVLLTGGKEEGWPLVAGSYEFDFPQGSLFSIVAFSAMEGLRIHGARWTLDHTTLAFGSSLTLSNEVTGRLSVSLEQGRGILLVQPVV from the coding sequence ATGACAATGACGACCTATACAATTCTGCTTGGCGGCGATCTGGTGCCAACCCTGCGTCTGAAGGCGCAAATCGCTGATACGCCGGTCATTGCCGCGGATGGCGGTATGCGCCATGCGGCGCGACTGGGGCTTGAGCCTTTGTTATGGGTGGGGGATTTTGATTCGGCAGATGCTCAGGATATAGCGGCCTACGCCCGTGTGCCGCGCCTGGTCTTTAAACCTGGGAAAGACAAGACTGACGGTGAAATCGCCGTGCAGGAAGCGTGCAAACGAGGGGCCAAGCGGCTGGTTCTGTGTGGCGCATTGGGCGGTGGGCGAACTGACCATGCTCTTTTGCATATGACGCTGGCGGCGGTTCTGCTGGAAAAAAAGATTCCTGTTTTACTGACAGGTGGCAAGGAAGAAGGCTGGCCGCTGGTTGCCGGTTCTTATGAATTTGATTTTCCGCAAGGCAGCCTGTTCAGTATTGTGGCTTTTTCAGCTATGGAAGGATTGCGTATCCATGGTGCGCGCTGGACGCTGGACCATACAACATTGGCGTTTGGTTCTTCCCTGACATTGTCCAATGAAGTCACAGGCAGGCTTTCTGTTTCTCTTGAACAGGGGCGGGGGATTCTGCTGGTGCAGCCTGTAGTATAA
- a CDS encoding Hypothetical protein (bhsal02930) gives MRIRVPAKQTNVNRQKYSGTVRRILLLGTVSLTTLAGCSIVDIGGLTPSDAPQTVDLVARDNQMSQLGASQHPRILATYGGEYHDAQLERMVARIVGKLTATSDNPNQTYRITILNSPNINAFALPGGYIYVTRGLLALADDSAEVAAVIAHEMAHVTANHGLQRQQKEAEVALANRVVSEVLSSKTIEQQTTMRGKLNLARFSRNQELQADQIGIKMIGDAGYDPFASPRFLEAMEAWSRYRNISGATNEALDFLASHPATPRRIQLAITQARKVGAPAVGSTDRNRFLDGINGLIYGDTPDEGYIRGQTFIHPRLAIAFSVPGGFLLDNSAKAVIATGPDNMAIRFDSVALAETMTPPDYIESGWVSGLQEGTTMPLQINGLPAASAKAENGRWVFDICVIIHKNRAYRFLTAAPKGGNALTAVSHAATQSFRALSAKEVAALKPLRIRVVTVKAGDTIGSLAQRMQGTANKVDLFRIINGLPASATLSAGDRVKIIAE, from the coding sequence ATGCGCATAAGAGTGCCGGCAAAACAGACAAATGTGAACAGGCAGAAATATTCCGGCACTGTCCGGCGGATTTTGTTGCTTGGCACCGTATCCCTGACAACACTTGCCGGGTGCAGCATTGTCGATATTGGCGGGTTGACACCGTCAGACGCACCGCAGACAGTTGATCTGGTGGCCCGCGACAACCAGATGAGCCAGCTTGGCGCCTCCCAGCATCCGCGCATTCTGGCCACCTATGGCGGTGAATATCATGATGCGCAGCTGGAACGCATGGTTGCCCGTATTGTCGGCAAGCTGACAGCGACATCCGACAATCCGAACCAGACCTACCGCATTACGATCCTGAATTCGCCCAATATCAACGCTTTTGCGCTGCCCGGCGGCTATATCTACGTTACCCGCGGCCTGCTGGCGCTGGCGGATGATTCGGCAGAAGTTGCCGCGGTGATTGCCCATGAAATGGCGCATGTCACCGCCAATCATGGCCTGCAGCGCCAGCAGAAGGAAGCAGAAGTCGCCCTTGCCAACCGGGTTGTCAGCGAAGTCTTGTCCAGCAAAACGATAGAACAGCAGACAACCATGCGCGGCAAGCTCAACCTTGCCCGCTTTTCCCGCAATCAGGAATTGCAGGCCGACCAGATCGGCATCAAGATGATTGGCGACGCCGGCTATGATCCTTTTGCGTCGCCGCGTTTTCTGGAAGCGATGGAAGCCTGGTCACGTTATCGCAATATCTCGGGCGCAACCAATGAAGCACTGGATTTTCTGGCTTCTCACCCGGCAACGCCACGACGTATCCAGCTGGCGATAACACAGGCACGTAAGGTCGGCGCTCCGGCTGTCGGCTCAACCGACCGCAACCGGTTTCTTGATGGCATTAACGGTCTGATTTACGGTGATACCCCGGATGAAGGTTACATCCGCGGCCAGACTTTCATCCATCCCAGACTGGCGATCGCGTTTTCCGTGCCGGGCGGTTTTCTGCTGGATAATTCAGCCAAAGCGGTTATCGCCACCGGTCCCGACAATATGGCGATTCGTTTTGACAGCGTCGCCCTTGCTGAAACGATGACACCGCCGGATTATATTGAAAGCGGCTGGGTTTCCGGCCTGCAGGAAGGCACCACCATGCCTTTGCAGATCAACGGCCTGCCGGCAGCAAGCGCCAAAGCAGAAAACGGCAGATGGGTTTTTGATATCTGCGTCATCATCCATAAAAACCGTGCTTATCGTTTCTTGACCGCCGCACCAAAAGGCGGCAATGCGCTGACAGCGGTTTCACATGCCGCTACCCAAAGCTTCCGCGCCCTGTCCGCCAAAGAAGTGGCCGCTCTGAAACCGCTGCGCATTCGTGTGGTAACAGTCAAGGCCGGAGATACAATCGGCAGCCTTGCGCAAAGAATGCAAGGCACAGCAAACAAGGTAGACCTGTTCCGCATTATCAATGGGCTGCCGGCCAGCGCAACACTTTCTGCCGGCGATCGTGTTAAAATTATTGCTGAATAA
- a CDS encoding Hypothetical protein (bhsal02960), whose amino-acid sequence MKHKGSMIKTGSEPAIIVQNMRPPDRRQVSTCWLAGTVLTGVTSCTLMGIALFAALDGREQLATPPQLLKQNEIPAQVFAAANSANDRLVMTRPRKAFDDKRKLELSTVQQVDGKEIIRSQTFELVDMTLAEQHEQDFDYPAFNAVSLFADAQKDMPVQSSVSNQNEAGNTQLTLQISDFPAAIAFDNSDTLQMEEIMQAVLSASGHLQEGEAQIATLHYIEPLQAGIYHPSFRFSDTLDVKIVQENVSILTGYRKSDATKSYSEDIIAFPRGESILSALQRANYSSDDAKQVARTFNSLGKITALEAGSVLRLGIEANRFNEEYIVRASIYKDRKHIFSIALNDHNAYNKSAEPEMSQFLKVALEGTTPVIRVDNNNLPTAYDAIFQSALAYNMAQSTTRQLIRVLAQDIDMKAHISANDSLQVFYPAAKENDKDARRDIYYISARFAGKERRYYRFQSEDGMVDYYNPDGRSAKPFLLRKPVPNGVFRSSFGARRHPILGYVRMHSGVDWAAPRGTPIIAAGDGKVIKAGWSSGYGNHTEIRHANGYVSSYSHQSGFARGITEGATVQQGQVIGYVGSTGLSTGPHCHFEVIVNGTKVDPMRIRLPDSKALKGKDLEAFKQERDRIDMLINNDSTGTRVASAITINNG is encoded by the coding sequence ATGAAACACAAAGGCTCTATGATCAAGACCGGCAGTGAGCCTGCCATTATTGTGCAGAACATGCGCCCGCCGGATCGCCGTCAGGTTTCGACATGCTGGCTTGCCGGCACAGTTTTAACTGGCGTGACTTCATGTACCCTGATGGGAATCGCTTTGTTTGCCGCACTGGACGGACGTGAGCAATTGGCAACCCCGCCACAATTGTTAAAGCAGAATGAAATTCCGGCACAGGTTTTTGCTGCTGCCAACAGCGCCAATGACCGGCTGGTCATGACCCGCCCGCGCAAGGCCTTTGATGACAAACGCAAACTTGAGCTTTCAACCGTGCAGCAGGTAGACGGCAAGGAAATTATCCGCAGTCAGACTTTTGAACTTGTTGATATGACACTTGCTGAACAGCATGAGCAGGATTTTGATTATCCGGCATTCAATGCAGTCAGCCTGTTTGCCGATGCACAAAAAGATATGCCTGTACAAAGCAGCGTATCGAATCAGAATGAGGCAGGCAATACACAACTTACATTGCAGATTTCAGATTTTCCGGCAGCGATTGCTTTTGACAATTCTGATACTCTGCAGATGGAAGAAATCATGCAGGCCGTGCTGTCAGCCAGCGGCCATTTGCAGGAGGGTGAAGCGCAAATCGCCACCCTGCATTATATTGAGCCTCTTCAGGCAGGTATTTATCATCCGTCTTTCAGATTCTCGGATACACTGGATGTAAAAATCGTTCAGGAAAATGTCAGTATTCTGACCGGCTACAGAAAATCTGACGCCACCAAAAGCTATTCGGAAGATATTATTGCCTTCCCGCGTGGCGAATCGATTCTCAGCGCATTGCAACGCGCCAATTACAGCAGTGATGATGCAAAGCAGGTTGCCCGGACATTCAACAGTCTGGGCAAAATCACCGCGCTGGAAGCAGGCAGTGTTTTACGGCTCGGCATTGAAGCCAACCGCTTCAACGAGGAATATATCGTCCGCGCCAGTATTTATAAAGACCGCAAACATATTTTCAGCATAGCCCTGAACGACCATAACGCCTATAACAAAAGTGCCGAACCGGAAATGTCACAGTTCCTGAAGGTGGCGCTGGAAGGCACCACTCCGGTTATACGTGTCGATAACAATAACCTGCCAACAGCGTATGACGCGATTTTTCAATCCGCGCTTGCTTATAATATGGCACAGAGCACAACCCGGCAGCTGATTCGTGTTCTGGCGCAGGATATTGATATGAAAGCGCATATTTCTGCCAATGATTCCTTGCAGGTTTTTTATCCGGCAGCAAAAGAGAATGATAAAGACGCCAGACGGGACATATATTATATCAGCGCCAGATTCGCCGGCAAGGAACGGCGCTACTATCGCTTCCAGTCTGAAGACGGTATGGTCGATTATTATAATCCTGACGGCCGCAGCGCCAAACCGTTCCTGCTGCGCAAACCGGTACCGAACGGTGTCTTCCGTTCATCCTTTGGCGCCAGACGGCATCCGATTCTGGGCTATGTCCGTATGCATAGCGGTGTTGACTGGGCGGCGCCGCGCGGCACCCCCATTATCGCCGCCGGTGACGGCAAGGTCATCAAAGCGGGATGGAGCAGCGGCTATGGTAATCACACAGAGATTCGCCATGCCAATGGTTATGTCAGCAGCTATTCGCACCAGAGCGGTTTTGCCCGGGGAATTACAGAGGGCGCAACCGTACAGCAGGGACAGGTGATCGGCTATGTCGGTTCAACCGGACTGTCTACCGGCCCGCACTGCCACTTTGAAGTCATCGTCAACGGCACAAAGGTTGATCCCATGCGCATTCGCCTGCCGGACAGCAAAGCTCTTAAAGGCAAGGACCTGGAAGCTTTCAAGCAAGAGCGCGACCGCATTGATATGCTGATCAATAATGATTCGACAGGGACCCGGGTTGCTTCCGCCATCACCATCAACAATGGTTAG
- a CDS encoding Hypothetical protein (bhsal02970) encodes MSLFGFYKAFIERAVALLETASCTLEFREDFSSLIVVFFVRFWLFAFVLVVFFLTVF; translated from the coding sequence ATGTCGCTGTTTGGGTTTTATAAAGCGTTCATCGAGAGGGCAGTTGCTCTGCTGGAGACAGCGAGTTGCACCCTTGAGTTTAGAGAAGACTTTAGCAGCTTGATTGTTGTTTTTTTTGTGAGATTTTGGCTTTTTGCTTTTGTCTTGGTGGTCTTTTTTTTGACGGTTTTTTGA
- a CDS encoding Hypothetical protein (bhsal02950) — protein MKRICVIAAVAVMGLTTVACTQQEQRTAGYGVGGAALGALAGSAISGNKGHGALAGAAIGAAAGTVVGVAQTRNGVKYCNYRDRQGRMYQAPCN, from the coding sequence ATGAAACGTATATGTGTTATTGCTGCCGTTGCGGTTATGGGTCTGACGACAGTTGCCTGTACGCAGCAGGAACAGCGCACCGCGGGCTATGGCGTTGGCGGGGCGGCTCTTGGCGCGCTGGCTGGCAGCGCAATCAGTGGCAACAAGGGCCATGGCGCTTTGGCCGGTGCAGCCATTGGTGCTGCTGCCGGTACAGTCGTCGGTGTTGCCCAGACACGCAATGGTGTGAAATATTGCAACTACCGTGACAGACAGGGGCGTATGTATCAGGCCCCTTGTAACTGA
- a CDS encoding Hypothetical protein (bhsal02920) produces the protein MADFVGLLKKTIDAQKNATPELRARIYLRTRQTVEKKLFESKVAPEVAEMQRRIIEKAIREVEAFYLLAETQAKQQMLQMALADQGDAGGVAPPAQDVTAFLQAQEDNRMQAAIPAVPATGAPAGRVDKKAGLPPLAIEEKRLAVESPNGDFDLVSDIFGQAAKREQQRSGNKRLARAGAIIAVIAVISLVSVWFLTGFLQQVEETQPVALEDSRDIPLPPEGAVEVPEEKMTQRLLPDGREVDPGVADGADGPVASIDGNANQATAAAIVPVAEALFYEGRTETESETSQTGKVEWSILNSVSEEGEPDMAIRGEVQIPDRDMKLLITIRRNTDVSMPAAVLAELVFVVPDDFDGGAVDQIGQLMFKPAEQSRQQDLQGTVMPHRLNENFFLVTINAPRPMMEYNLNIMRQLQWLKLYVQYSSGRYGEFSLAKGEGGDAIFKQVIDSWRAKGYIYNARAPEAPVVANEVTEDGITEDGQ, from the coding sequence ATGGCAGATTTTGTCGGATTGCTGAAAAAAACCATTGATGCGCAAAAAAATGCGACGCCGGAATTGCGCGCCCGCATTTATCTGCGCACCCGTCAGACAGTGGAAAAAAAACTGTTTGAGAGCAAGGTTGCGCCGGAAGTTGCTGAAATGCAACGCAGGATTATTGAAAAAGCGATTCGTGAAGTTGAGGCTTTTTATCTTCTTGCTGAAACGCAGGCAAAGCAACAGATGTTGCAGATGGCGCTCGCTGATCAGGGCGATGCCGGAGGGGTGGCGCCCCCGGCACAGGATGTGACGGCGTTTTTGCAGGCGCAGGAAGACAACAGGATGCAAGCGGCAATTCCTGCCGTGCCCGCGACGGGTGCTCCCGCAGGGCGTGTTGATAAGAAAGCCGGTCTTCCACCCCTTGCGATTGAGGAAAAAAGGCTTGCCGTTGAGAGCCCGAACGGTGATTTTGATCTGGTTTCGGATATTTTCGGTCAGGCGGCCAAACGTGAGCAGCAGCGTTCGGGCAATAAGCGTCTTGCGCGGGCCGGTGCCATTATTGCGGTGATTGCCGTTATCAGTCTGGTCTCTGTCTGGTTTCTGACCGGCTTTCTGCAGCAAGTGGAAGAGACGCAACCGGTAGCGCTTGAAGACAGCCGTGATATTCCGCTACCGCCTGAAGGGGCTGTTGAGGTGCCGGAAGAAAAAATGACGCAGCGCCTGTTGCCTGACGGGCGTGAAGTCGACCCCGGTGTGGCAGACGGCGCGGATGGGCCGGTTGCGTCTATTGACGGAAATGCAAATCAGGCCACTGCTGCTGCAATTGTGCCGGTGGCAGAAGCGCTGTTTTATGAAGGGCGGACAGAAACAGAATCTGAAACATCGCAAACCGGCAAGGTGGAATGGTCGATTCTGAATAGTGTTTCAGAAGAGGGCGAGCCGGACATGGCGATCCGTGGTGAAGTGCAAATTCCTGACAGGGATATGAAATTGCTGATCACGATTCGCCGCAATACAGATGTTTCCATGCCGGCGGCGGTTTTGGCTGAACTGGTCTTTGTCGTGCCGGATGATTTTGACGGGGGAGCTGTCGATCAGATCGGGCAGTTGATGTTTAAACCGGCGGAGCAATCGCGTCAGCAGGATTTGCAGGGAACTGTGATGCCACATCGCCTCAATGAAAACTTCTTTCTTGTTACCATCAATGCCCCACGCCCGATGATGGAATATAATCTCAACATCATGCGTCAGTTGCAATGGCTCAAGCTTTATGTTCAGTATAGCAGTGGCCGCTATGGCGAGTTCTCCCTTGCCAAGGGTGAAGGCGGCGATGCAATTTTTAAACAGGTGATCGACAGCTGGCGGGCAAAGGGATATATTTATAATGCCCGTGCGCCGGAAGCACCTGTTGTTGCCAATGAGGTTACAGAGGACGGGATCACAGAAGACGGGCAATAA